The Aspergillus nidulans FGSC A4 chromosome VIII genome contains the following window.
aaagaaaaagaaaacccAGCCAACCCTGAACACTCATAAAGATGGCAGGAATCACCGATAAAACTCTCCCCGCTTAACACTAACTCCATACTCTGCAACGGCCATCCCCAAATCTTCCATCGTGAGCACTGTCCGTCCCTGCCCACTTCCTCCCGATCCACCacccccaaagcccggcCGCTGAATTCCCAGATGCGTGCCAGCCTTGCTGCCTCCTTTACCCGTCTCCCCTGCGCCTCCAGTTCCCGCACCGCCAGCACTGCCGGCACCCGCACCACCAGCCCCGGCTAGACCCAGCCCCGACGCTGCATTTAGACTTCCCATGGGGTTACTCGCGGACGAGGAATTTGAGGCACGGATGCGCGCATACTGGTACGAGTCGGCTGCGATATCCGCGATGAACTTTTGCGTCGCGAGGGCGAGTAATCGCGCCAGGTGTGGAGGTGTTTGGTTCGGACCGTGGCCCGGTGGTGGGAGGCCGGCGAGAGTGAGGTAGTGAGCTGTTACTGCGTCGGGGATCTATGTTCACAGTGGATACATTAGCATATACATCTTTCTTAATGGGTACAGAACAAGCAAGGTAATGGAGCA
Protein-coding sequences here:
- a CDS encoding putative TFIID and and SAGA complex TAF10 subunit (transcript_id=CADANIAT00002586), which codes for MSDTKPPSTLPQSQPPPNSQDQSSEAIVVPKLEPDSDATALDTSIEQEAVMAGPSVNSAAAGPDAGAAPGAGVGDDQIGNPVQAPTSVDAAATSKKETSLREFLGKMDDYAPIIPDAVTAHYLTLAGLPPPGHGPNQTPPHLARLLALATQKFIADIAADSYQYARIRASNSSSASNPMGSLNAASGLGLAGAGGAGAGSAGGAGTGGAGETGKGGSKAGTHLGIQRPGFGGGGSGGSGQGRTVLTMEDLGMAVAEYGVSVKRGEFYR